One window of the Eschrichtius robustus isolate mEscRob2 chromosome 13, mEscRob2.pri, whole genome shotgun sequence genome contains the following:
- the EMP1 gene encoding epithelial membrane protein 1: MLVLLASIFVVHIATVIMLFVSTIANVWMVLNNGTGSVGLWKNCTSTDGCSDSLSYGGEDALKAVQAFMILSIIFSVISLVVFVFQLFTMEKGNRFLLSGATMLLCWLCILVGASIYTHHYADGPQSHQGYSFILTWICFCFSFIVGILYLVLRKK; encoded by the exons ATGTTGGTGTTACTGGCGAGCATCTTTGTGGTCCACATCGCCACCGTCATCATGTTATTTGTTTCCACCATTGCCAAC GTCTGGATGGTTTTAAATAATGGAACAGGATCAGTAGGTCTTTGGAAAAACTGTACTTCCACTGATGGCTGCAGTGACAGCCTATCATATGGCGGTGAAG ATGCCCTCAAGGCAGTGCAGGCCTTCATGATTCTGTCCATCATCTTCTCCGTCATCTCCCTTGTGGTCTTCGTGTTCCAGCTGTTCACCATGGAGAAAGGCAACCGCTTCCTCCTCTCGGGGGCCACTATGCTGTTGTGCT GGCTGTGCATCTTGGTGGGGGCCTCCATCTACACTCATCACTATGCCGACGGCCCTCAAAGTCACCAGGGCTATTCCTTCATCCTGACCTGGATCTGCTTCTGCTTCAGCTTCATCGTCGGCATTCTCTACCTGGTCCTGAGAAAGAAATAG